The following proteins are encoded in a genomic region of Cyclonatronum proteinivorum:
- a CDS encoding exo-beta-N-acetylmuramidase NamZ family protein, with the protein MLLLAVLFWCTVSCADREHTHIHQSHAQHSAPEIKLGAQQLISHSVEELRDRSIGLLANPASRIGSAHLLDTLLTHEIPVTALFAAEHGFRGDVPAGEEIQDGTDLATGLPVFSLYGQTRRPTSDMLAGIDLLLFDLQDAGVRFYTYISTLGLVLEAAAEHDVEVWVLDRPNPLGGTYVSGWVLEPDLTSFVGAFPIPIVHGMTIGELARMMVGEGWLTTESEPRLRVIPMENWTRDQNWDDTGLNWVPPSPNLPHFTNALVYPGTCFFEGSTMSEGRGTFDPFMKIGSPGLVFPDESRQRLQQSYPALLEPVVFTPVDIPGMATNPKHRGTEVSGIRLSPLTLQADSLRPLELGLEIFREMLRYAPNAETNRFLYNLAGTRQIDSFLESDAAPETFWEEELEVFMKAREPYLLY; encoded by the coding sequence TTGCTTTTACTTGCAGTATTGTTTTGGTGTACTGTTAGTTGTGCGGACCGGGAACACACTCATATACACCAATCCCACGCGCAGCATTCCGCCCCGGAAATAAAGTTAGGGGCGCAACAGCTTATCTCCCATTCAGTTGAAGAACTGCGCGACCGAAGCATAGGGCTGCTTGCCAACCCTGCTTCCCGTATCGGCTCAGCCCACCTGCTCGATACGCTGCTCACCCACGAAATACCGGTTACCGCACTGTTTGCAGCCGAGCATGGCTTCAGGGGTGATGTGCCCGCCGGAGAAGAAATTCAGGACGGCACAGACCTTGCAACGGGCCTTCCCGTTTTTTCGCTCTACGGACAAACGCGTCGCCCGACATCAGATATGCTCGCCGGAATTGACCTGCTTCTCTTCGACCTGCAGGACGCAGGCGTGCGCTTTTATACCTATATCTCAACCCTCGGACTCGTACTTGAAGCCGCTGCCGAACACGATGTGGAAGTATGGGTACTCGACCGACCCAATCCGTTGGGCGGCACCTATGTTTCAGGCTGGGTGCTTGAACCGGATCTCACCTCGTTTGTAGGTGCTTTCCCGATACCGATTGTCCACGGGATGACTATTGGTGAACTTGCGCGCATGATGGTGGGAGAAGGTTGGCTTACTACGGAATCAGAGCCCCGATTGAGGGTGATCCCTATGGAAAACTGGACACGCGATCAAAACTGGGATGATACCGGTTTGAATTGGGTGCCGCCATCGCCGAACCTGCCGCATTTCACCAACGCACTTGTATATCCCGGAACCTGCTTTTTCGAGGGCAGCACGATGTCAGAAGGGCGCGGTACGTTCGATCCGTTTATGAAGATTGGCTCACCCGGTCTTGTCTTTCCGGATGAAAGCCGTCAGCGGTTGCAGCAAAGCTACCCTGCGCTGCTTGAGCCCGTCGTTTTTACTCCGGTTGATATACCCGGCATGGCGACCAATCCTAAACACCGCGGCACCGAAGTGAGCGGCATCCGACTGAGCCCGCTCACCCTACAGGCCGATTCGCTGCGTCCCCTCGAGCTTGGGCTTGAAATCTTCCGCGAAATGCTGCGATACGCACCGAATGCTGAAACCAACCGCTTCCTCTACAATCTCGCAGGTACCCGGCAGATTGACAGCTTTCTTGAAAGCGACGCTGCCCCGGAGACTTTTTGGGAAGAAGAATTGGAAGTTTTTATGAAAGCCCGTGAGCCATACCTGCTGTATTAG